The following proteins are encoded in a genomic region of Periophthalmus magnuspinnatus isolate fPerMag1 chromosome 23, fPerMag1.2.pri, whole genome shotgun sequence:
- the LOC117392075 gene encoding keratin-associated protein 4-3-like: MPSLSRTCLSPTCLSTYLPVFYRSVHLSVHLPACPLPVCLSTCFLPVCPPTYRSSTCLSTCLAVPYQSVYLPSTCLSSCLSVYLPAFYLSACRSSTCLSTCLAVPYLPVFYLPSTCLSSCLSPTCLSVCLLACLLPVCLPVPYLSVHLPVTRVFVF, encoded by the coding sequence ATGCCTTCTCTGTCCCGTACCTGCCtgtcccctacctgtctgtccACCTACCTGCCGGTCTTCTATCggtctgtccatctgtctgtccACCTGCCTGCCtgtcccctacctgtctgtctgtctacctGTTTCCTACCTGTCTGTCCACCTACCTACCGGTCTTCTACCTGTCTGTCCACCTGCCTAGCTGTCCCGTACCAGTCTGTCTACCTGCCTTCTACCTGTCTGTCTTCTTGCCTGTCTGTCTACTTGCCTGCCTTCTACCTGTCTGCCTGCCGGTCTTCTACCTGTCTGTCCACCTGCCTGGCTGTCCCGTACCTGCCTGTCTTCTACCTGCCTTCTACCTGTCTGTCTTCTTGCCTGTCCCctacctgtctctctgtctgtctactTGCCTGCCTTctacctgtctgcctgcctGTCCCATACCTGTCTGTCCACCTGCCTGTAACAcgcgtgtttgtgttttga